Sequence from the Zeugodacus cucurbitae isolate PBARC_wt_2022May chromosome 5, idZeuCucr1.2, whole genome shotgun sequence genome:
TAGCGATTTAAACGCCAACATCAGTGTCTCGGAAAGCAACAGCTCGGAATATCAGAACTCACCGGCCTGGAAGAAGCGCCATTTGCAAGAAACCACCAGTGATATTGCTGAACCAACTAtatcttacaacaacaacgccaccaACTACAACATTTAtaatcaacacacacacattgacacACAGATGCTGATAGATGCCATACAAACGGATGAGAATGTACAGAATGAGATCTGTGTTAGCACAAGTGCCACTAACGTAACAAATAACAACACTAAtacaattaacaacaacaataataataataaaaccaataacaataacaacaacaacaatatgacatTCAATATCATAAGCGGCAGCAGTTCCTTCATCAACGATCTCTTCGCCTACGATGCCAATCTAATTGTGCCAGTGACAGCTAGTCTGGTGAGCCAGCCCACCAACGGCAGTACGGACACCACATTGCCTACATTTGTTACACCCTCCAACATCTGTGTGAATACCAGCTATGATGATGGTAGCAACTGGCAAGCCACAGATTTGCTGGAGCTCGATCATCGTTATAACTCTGGTTTGCAAACTGAAATCGCACATCTACATCCGACGGTTGCACTGAAAGCGGCGGAGGAGAGCACACTCAGCGTCGTACAACAGAGTCAAGATCATACGCATactcatttacaacaacaacagcaaatggaGCCACCCAGTCAAACACAATTTTTAGTTCCTGAGAAGCAAGTGTCAAGCCCCAATGGTAATACAAGTCTTAGTAGATATCGTACGTTATCCACAACCGGTCAACCCATACAAACGCAATCGAATCAACAAACAACTCTTGCACAATCGAATACGCTAACCGATACAGAGGCTGACTTTGAGGATAGGAATCTCTCTtggttattaaattttaaattcgatGAATTTCCACATCTTTCACCAGATTTGGGTGGCAATAATACGAACGCTACCAATAGCGGTTCACAACTTCGGAATGCGTGTTCGCCTACATCCAACAAATCGAATTCCTGCTCTCCACAATCTTTGGCTTCACACTCCGGTATGCAGCAAAGCTTAAATGACTATATGCGTTCGCCAAAGGGCTCTACGAAGGCGGGTAAAAAATTCGAGGAACTTGTTATGGAAGTCACCGCCGATGCGGATGGCAATGATATGATGGTCGCTGAAAATGTTATAGTCGAGAACTCGCCACAGAGAACGTAAGTTGGTGCAATGGGGGCGAGTTTGTTTTAAAGTTGAAGGGATTATAATGAACTTTATACTGTAGAGACCAAGATTTGTGTGAAAATATGTGTTCTCCAGAGGTCATTATATATGCTCTCCTATCTCTTGAGAACTTTCTtaagaagatatatatatacatatatgtataaagaccCGTTATCTTGGGCCATGGTTCCGGTGTTCTATAACGTCAGATATATTTCTAGAGACTTCTGGTCTATCCAGTAAAGAATAATACAAACGGACCCCAACAAGTCTGATATTTATTCTTCGTCTCTACATTTAAACTTctacaataaaaaatgtatattttatattggttacatataatatttctagaagcatattttaacaatttatttttataatttcttttttttccatttccatGTACTCCCCACATTCTATATATTTCTCGAAATTTACTGCGCCACATATAATTCAACCACCAACGAATGATTGATACGTGATTTTGAACTACTCCCACTCCACCCAAACGCCGCATAAATGGCACTCCCCAACCCACCCCCACTGCGCAATTGCGATATGCCAACACAAAATCAGGCCAAAGAAACCGCCATTTACGTATACGGAGCTCATTGAATACGCCCTCGAGGATAAGGGTGAACTAACGGTTTCTGGAATATATCAATGGATATCGTAAGTACAattttacttacttacataaaatattcagcaaataaatatttttatataatacataaatacaaacttaTACCAAGTGCTCGTGTAGTCGCGGTTAGTTGAATTGTGACGCCATTTTGTATAAATTCTAAGAATTGTTTCGAACTATTCGTCCAAGTCTGCAAAAGAGCtaagagagtgtgtgtgtgataaaatatttcgaaaacaaaaatgtaacgGATGTAATTAGACAAAACGAAAGTATGTTTGTACAGACTGACTTTGCAAC
This genomic interval carries:
- the LOC105210653 gene encoding probable serine/threonine-protein kinase tsuA, translating into MLIDAIQTDENVQNEICVSTSATNVTNNNTNTINNNNNNNKTNNNNNNNNMTFNIISGSSSFINDLFAYDANLIVPVTASLVSQPTNGSTDTTLPTFVTPSNICVNTSYDDGSNWQATDLLELDHRYNSGLQTEIAHLHPTVALKAAEESTLSVVQQSQDHTHTHLQQQQQMEPPSQTQFLVPEKQVSSPNGNTSLSRYRTLSTTGQPIQTQSNQQTTLAQSNTLTDTEADFEDRNLSWLLNFKFDEFPHLSPDLGGNNTNATNSGSQLRNACSPTSNKSNSCSPQSLASHSGMQQSLNDYMRSPKGSTKAGKKFEELVMEVTADADGNDMMVAENVIVENSPQRTPKKPPFTYTELIEYALEDKGELTVSGIYQWISDRFPYYKSNDDRWKNSVRHNLSINPHFRKGLKAPQGAGHLWTISSGDSAENVLAWEHKKQRLDLFFKMESMNRERLQQHQQQMQQRQSCTSPHPDCQQQQRQQQQQQQHTCVYDEAATAAATIARELLSSSGDEGCARNCNNTSDNNNHRLDTHLVHELPFNDLMSDEELRKTAGQILNGIHREVEVQSVNSIISTYHDVLLDNEDYLNPIHKDVAVHESGLRSTNATHLATSSYLHSHNTTNSQYYVTEIDPLELGIQMSHQVGAEEVLFSDEFNLNYFGYNGANDIVA